One part of the Mariniblastus fucicola genome encodes these proteins:
- a CDS encoding aldehyde dehydrogenase (NADP(+)) yields MTLTGQHFIAGERSATGSSTFTGVDPSTGDDLPTSFHDATSAEVDAAVNSATEAFYELQKLSGEKLATFIELIATKIEEAGDTLLDRAHAETALPMGRLQGERGRTCNQTRIFASMARDGQWRQARIDVGDPGRTPPKPDVRTLLYGVGPVAVFGASNFPLAIGAVGTDTICAFAAGCPVVVKAHPAHPGTCEILGSIVTAAVKECGLPAGTFSLLQSNTNESSAEFVRHPGICAVAFTGSLKGGRALYDIACSRPNPIPLYAEMGSLNPVFLLPGALAERSDSIAEGYIQSVTMGVGQFCTNPSVVLGMEGDTLESFISKASDAASNYAPQTMLHPGIHKAYESGRQKLGETAGVTQVGISASAADENANEAACAIYSADFSVLDSTSDDLEEIFGPTSTVYKCQSLEQMVKFAKGLDGHLTATIHGTEQDLLDHAELVNILQHKVGRIVFNGFPTGIEVCNAMHHGGPYPAATHSFFTSIGHHSIYRFAKPVCFQGFPAAALPEPLRS; encoded by the coding sequence ATGACGCTTACAGGCCAACACTTCATCGCGGGCGAACGTTCTGCAACCGGCAGCTCAACCTTCACGGGCGTCGATCCGTCAACGGGCGACGATTTGCCAACAAGCTTTCACGACGCGACGAGCGCCGAAGTCGACGCGGCCGTCAATTCAGCCACCGAAGCGTTCTACGAATTGCAAAAGCTCAGCGGTGAGAAACTTGCCACGTTCATCGAACTGATCGCCACGAAGATCGAGGAAGCCGGCGACACGCTTCTCGATCGGGCTCACGCTGAAACGGCGCTGCCGATGGGGCGCCTGCAGGGCGAACGCGGCCGAACCTGCAACCAAACTCGAATCTTTGCGTCGATGGCTCGCGATGGGCAGTGGCGACAGGCACGAATCGACGTCGGCGACCCGGGTCGTACGCCGCCCAAGCCCGATGTTCGCACTTTGCTGTACGGCGTCGGTCCGGTTGCCGTTTTCGGAGCCAGTAATTTCCCTCTGGCGATCGGCGCTGTCGGCACCGATACGATCTGTGCTTTCGCAGCCGGCTGTCCGGTCGTCGTGAAGGCTCATCCGGCTCATCCTGGAACTTGCGAAATCCTCGGGTCGATCGTAACCGCAGCCGTCAAGGAATGCGGGCTGCCTGCCGGAACGTTTTCGCTTTTGCAGAGTAACACCAATGAGTCGAGCGCCGAATTCGTTCGCCATCCCGGCATCTGTGCGGTTGCTTTCACCGGGTCGCTCAAGGGCGGTCGAGCACTTTACGATATCGCCTGCTCGCGGCCGAATCCGATTCCGCTGTACGCTGAAATGGGCAGCTTGAATCCTGTGTTCCTGCTTCCGGGAGCCCTTGCGGAAAGAAGCGATTCGATCGCCGAAGGTTATATCCAGTCGGTAACGATGGGCGTCGGTCAGTTCTGCACCAACCCGTCTGTCGTGCTCGGAATGGAAGGCGACACACTTGAGTCCTTTATCTCGAAGGCCTCCGATGCGGCCAGCAACTACGCACCGCAAACGATGCTGCATCCTGGCATCCACAAAGCCTACGAATCCGGTCGTCAGAAGCTTGGCGAAACGGCTGGGGTGACGCAAGTTGGAATCTCGGCGAGTGCCGCCGATGAGAACGCGAACGAAGCGGCTTGCGCGATCTACTCGGCTGACTTCTCGGTTTTGGATTCGACTTCGGACGACCTTGAAGAGATCTTTGGCCCGACCTCAACGGTTTACAAATGCCAAAGCCTTGAGCAGATGGTCAAGTTCGCCAAAGGACTCGACGGGCACCTGACGGCCACGATCCACGGCACCGAGCAGGATCTGCTGGACCACGCTGAGCTGGTGAATATCTTGCAGCACAAAGTTGGCCGCATCGTGTTCAACGGTTTTCCAACGGGCATCGAAGTTTGCAATGCGATGCACCACGGCGGTCCGTATCCGGCAGCGACTCACAGCTTCTTCACGTCGATCGGCCATCATTCGATTTACCGATTCGCGAAACCCGTTTGCTTCCAGGGATTCCCGGCAGCCGCGTTGCCAGAACCGCTGCGCTCGTAG
- the pseI gene encoding pseudaminic acid synthase has product MTNDPTSNKKAYLIAEMSANHNGDFDRAVAIVRAMKEAGADAVKLQTYTADTLTIDCDKPDFVIGAGTVWEGQKLHDLYASAYTPWEWHAELFALANELGMDCFSTPFDNSAVDFLEQFDPPFYKVASFELVDVGLIEYIASKGRPITMSTGMGSIEEISDAVAVVKKAGVPLTLLKCTSAYPSPPSSMNLNTMRDMAERFDVPVGLSDHTLGTTVPVAAVALGASVVEKHFTLSRKDEGPDSSFSLEPAEFREMVDAIRIVEQALGEVKYERSDKEEASVVFRRSLYAVADIAAGEALTNENVRSIRPGHGLKPKFLSSLLGKSAAKAIPRGTPISADVVESFDVQE; this is encoded by the coding sequence ATGACGAACGACCCCACGTCCAACAAAAAAGCCTACCTGATCGCCGAAATGTCGGCCAACCACAACGGAGACTTCGACCGCGCGGTCGCCATCGTTCGCGCCATGAAAGAAGCCGGTGCCGACGCGGTCAAGCTGCAGACTTACACCGCTGACACGCTGACGATCGACTGCGACAAACCGGATTTCGTCATCGGCGCCGGCACCGTCTGGGAAGGCCAGAAACTTCACGATCTCTACGCCAGCGCCTACACGCCCTGGGAATGGCACGCGGAACTGTTCGCTCTTGCAAACGAACTGGGCATGGACTGTTTTTCAACGCCGTTCGACAACTCAGCGGTCGACTTTCTGGAGCAGTTTGACCCGCCGTTTTATAAAGTCGCGTCCTTCGAGTTGGTCGATGTGGGGCTGATTGAGTACATCGCTTCCAAAGGCCGACCGATCACCATGTCGACGGGCATGGGTTCGATCGAAGAAATTTCGGATGCCGTCGCGGTTGTTAAAAAAGCGGGCGTTCCACTGACGCTGCTCAAGTGCACCAGCGCGTATCCGTCGCCGCCGAGCAGCATGAACTTGAACACGATGCGAGACATGGCGGAGCGCTTCGACGTTCCCGTGGGCCTTTCGGATCACACGCTGGGCACGACGGTTCCGGTCGCTGCGGTGGCGCTGGGCGCAAGCGTGGTGGAAAAGCATTTTACGCTTTCTCGAAAAGACGAAGGCCCCGACAGTTCGTTCTCGCTCGAGCCCGCCGAGTTCCGCGAGATGGTCGATGCGATTCGGATCGTGGAACAGGCGCTTGGCGAAGTCAAATACGAGCGTTCCGACAAGGAAGAAGCCAGCGTGGTCTTTCGTCGCTCGCTGTACGCCGTCGCGGATATCGCGGCGGGTGAAGCTCTGACCAACGAAAACGTGCGTTCGATCCGGCCCGGCCATGGCCTGAAGCCAAAATTTCTTTCGTCGCTGCTGGGCAAGTCCGCAGCGAAAGCGATCCCACGGGGTACGCCGATTTCGGCTGACGTCGTTGAGTCCTTCGACGTTCAAGAATAG
- a CDS encoding methionyl-tRNA formyltransferase codes for MSLPTEAGLHLGGQTSSLWLHLGGIGFQPVILLAAQPFTTQPPPAAHHSTTNPPHPKAPMKVVCFANNTVGLESVRHLRKAGTEIVALVVHEPAKQKRTTEIIAAANLPQENIFTASQLSDAATLEQIAALKPECGLSAFFGYILKQPTIDLFPRGIVNLHTSLLPLHRGSYPNVWTIVDQTAAGATMHLVDKGVDTGPILAQNQIPLFPDDTGLSLNQRLETAAVELLQSNWSKFVSGELQPLPQDDSLASLHRASDTANIDRIDLDATVRAGDLIDVLRARTFPPHRGAYFEVDGQRYFLELKIEKE; via the coding sequence TTGTCGTTGCCGACAGAAGCAGGGTTGCACCTCGGCGGCCAGACTTCCAGCCTGTGGTTGCACCTCGGTGGCATAGGCTTCCAGCCTGTGATCCTGCTGGCTGCACAGCCATTCACCACGCAACCACCTCCAGCCGCCCATCATTCGACAACCAACCCACCTCACCCGAAAGCCCCCATGAAAGTCGTTTGCTTTGCGAACAACACTGTCGGACTCGAATCCGTCCGCCATCTACGCAAAGCCGGCACCGAAATCGTGGCTCTCGTCGTGCACGAACCAGCGAAGCAAAAACGCACGACCGAAATCATCGCAGCCGCGAACCTTCCTCAAGAAAACATCTTCACCGCCAGCCAGCTGAGCGACGCGGCCACCCTCGAACAGATTGCTGCACTGAAACCCGAATGCGGCCTGTCAGCATTCTTTGGCTACATCCTGAAGCAGCCGACGATCGATCTGTTCCCGCGTGGAATCGTCAACCTGCACACGTCGTTGCTTCCGCTGCATCGCGGATCCTATCCCAACGTGTGGACCATCGTTGATCAAACAGCCGCTGGAGCAACGATGCACCTCGTCGATAAAGGCGTCGACACCGGACCGATTCTGGCTCAAAATCAAATCCCGCTTTTCCCGGACGACACAGGGCTTTCGCTCAACCAACGTTTAGAAACCGCAGCGGTCGAACTGTTGCAATCCAACTGGTCCAAATTCGTCAGCGGCGAACTTCAGCCATTGCCGCAAGACGATTCGCTTGCCAGCTTGCACCGGGCGAGCGACACCGCGAACATTGATCGCATCGATCTGGACGCCACTGTTCGAGCCGGAGACTTGATCGACGTCCTGCGAGCACGAACGTTTCCGCCGCATCGCGGAGCGTACTTTGAAGTCGACGGACAGAGGTACTTCCTGGAACTGAAAATCGAAAAAGAATGA
- a CDS encoding NAD-glutamate dehydrogenase domain-containing protein — MTESKNNPPTGFDHPQIQQLRAEIINQMDDRIADSLQKLPREYFQQIPREDHLQHFKALVAIKVCDIRQEITIRHRNGRRITIVSHQNHPGLLARLIRGLPKELPLVGAKIFTSTDDDFIVDVFDFQHADSNNEVRSDRTSERRKSIIQKVADQTGAENCDVETFVDRYHHEHEILGSPEELSHQFLAFRETAHINDIVVLCGKAKDGLLKVTVSAASSTTRTMFERAADFFGQRKINIVKAICENVMFRETIPVALLTFDVQIDEPVNPESLARDMEHYLRVDPEAIKLLGDSSDIDLQTAELFCCLAKLTQHAINFCEAFDVSAERVLRTMRKHDSMTLQSIRYFVSRFRKDDPEEAPPEHALLKSIADPKERTTMRTLFGLVHRIERANLCVERKRCIAFRLPGEVFENLDHGNTPFAIFYVYGNGFDGFHVRFRNVARGGMRLVPTRNASHYLFESNRVFEEAWRLATAQQLKNKDIAEGGSKAVVVIKPDNSAERAGRDFVDGLLDLLLNIDQTTARDLDSIGEEYLYLGPDENVTNDLINWIVDHSAERGYRFPATIMSSKPSTGINHKEFGVTSEGVLIFLRQSLIEHGIDPDKSPFTIKLTGGPDGDVGGNAIRILIRDYPNTARIVAVADGTGAASDPDGLNLEELLRLVEAGQGIASFDAGQLSAQGSVTGLGSEAEVTRRNELHNQIKADVFLPAGGRPSTINENNWHRFLDGDGVPCSPIIVEGANLFITDPARKLLSDSGVAIVKDSSANKCGVICSSMEIIAGMLLTEEQFLAIKPDYVSQVLQTLCSLAEIESISLFNERSRMPDLTLPEISVRISEQIIRVADIIDNSIGGWTADEQRLANEFIRAYLPKSLTDTAGDELFDRFPKTYRRQLIASILSSRIVYREGCQNLESMREETLARLIRNHLVYESKVRTLLATIESSDLADKQTIAAIVEHSGARSQRDLRL, encoded by the coding sequence GTGACCGAATCCAAGAACAATCCGCCCACCGGTTTTGACCACCCGCAGATTCAACAGCTACGTGCGGAGATCATCAACCAGATGGATGATCGAATCGCGGATTCGCTGCAAAAGCTTCCACGCGAATATTTCCAACAGATCCCGCGCGAAGACCACCTGCAACACTTCAAGGCGCTCGTTGCAATCAAAGTCTGCGATATCCGCCAGGAGATCACCATTCGGCACCGCAACGGTCGCCGCATCACAATCGTCTCGCACCAAAATCACCCGGGCCTGCTCGCTCGCCTGATCCGCGGGCTGCCGAAAGAACTGCCTCTCGTTGGGGCAAAGATTTTCACTTCGACCGACGACGATTTTATTGTCGACGTTTTCGACTTTCAGCACGCGGACTCCAACAACGAAGTTCGTTCTGACCGGACGTCGGAGCGGCGGAAGAGCATCATTCAAAAAGTGGCTGACCAGACCGGAGCCGAAAACTGTGATGTGGAGACGTTTGTCGATCGCTACCATCACGAACACGAAATCCTTGGGTCGCCAGAAGAGCTTTCGCATCAGTTCCTGGCGTTTCGCGAAACGGCTCACATCAACGACATTGTGGTGCTATGCGGGAAAGCGAAAGACGGCCTGCTGAAGGTAACCGTTTCCGCGGCCAGTTCGACGACTCGCACGATGTTCGAACGAGCCGCTGACTTTTTCGGGCAACGCAAAATCAATATCGTCAAAGCCATCTGCGAAAATGTGATGTTCCGCGAGACGATCCCCGTGGCGTTGCTGACTTTCGACGTGCAAATCGACGAACCAGTGAATCCGGAATCGCTGGCTCGCGACATGGAGCACTACCTTCGCGTTGATCCTGAAGCCATCAAACTGCTCGGCGATTCGAGCGACATCGATTTGCAGACGGCGGAACTTTTCTGCTGCCTGGCGAAATTGACCCAGCACGCGATCAACTTCTGTGAAGCTTTCGACGTTTCCGCCGAGCGAGTTTTACGGACGATGCGGAAACACGATTCGATGACGTTGCAGTCGATCCGCTACTTCGTATCCCGTTTTCGAAAAGACGACCCGGAAGAAGCGCCTCCAGAACATGCGTTGCTCAAATCGATCGCCGACCCCAAAGAACGCACGACGATGCGGACGCTGTTTGGATTGGTGCATCGGATCGAAAGAGCCAATCTGTGCGTCGAGCGGAAACGTTGCATTGCGTTTCGGCTGCCTGGGGAAGTGTTCGAAAACCTGGACCATGGCAACACACCGTTCGCGATTTTCTACGTCTACGGAAACGGATTCGATGGATTTCACGTTCGCTTTCGCAACGTCGCTCGCGGCGGAATGAGACTCGTGCCGACTCGCAACGCTTCGCATTATCTGTTCGAGTCCAATCGCGTGTTTGAAGAAGCCTGGCGACTGGCGACGGCGCAGCAACTCAAGAACAAGGACATCGCGGAAGGTGGCTCGAAAGCGGTCGTCGTGATCAAGCCGGACAATTCGGCAGAGCGAGCGGGTCGCGATTTCGTTGACGGATTGCTGGACCTGCTGTTGAACATCGACCAGACAACGGCTCGCGATCTGGACTCGATCGGAGAGGAATATCTCTATCTCGGTCCGGACGAAAACGTGACGAACGACCTGATCAACTGGATCGTGGATCACAGTGCCGAACGTGGCTATCGTTTTCCGGCGACGATCATGAGCAGCAAGCCGTCGACTGGAATTAACCATAAGGAGTTCGGTGTCACCAGCGAAGGCGTGCTGATTTTCCTGCGCCAGTCGCTGATCGAACACGGCATCGATCCGGACAAGTCACCTTTTACGATCAAGCTCACTGGCGGTCCCGATGGAGACGTGGGCGGCAATGCGATTCGCATCCTGATTCGCGACTATCCGAATACGGCCCGCATTGTGGCAGTGGCTGATGGCACCGGAGCAGCCAGCGATCCTGACGGTCTGAACCTGGAAGAGCTTTTGCGACTGGTGGAAGCAGGGCAGGGGATTGCCAGTTTCGATGCGGGTCAACTTTCGGCGCAAGGATCTGTCACAGGACTGGGTTCCGAAGCCGAAGTCACGCGTCGCAACGAACTGCACAATCAAATCAAGGCCGATGTGTTTCTTCCGGCGGGAGGTCGGCCTTCGACGATCAACGAAAACAACTGGCACCGTTTTTTGGATGGCGATGGCGTTCCCTGTTCCCCGATCATCGTTGAAGGCGCGAATCTGTTTATCACTGATCCGGCGAGGAAGCTGTTATCCGACTCGGGCGTGGCGATCGTTAAAGATTCCTCGGCGAACAAATGTGGCGTGATCTGCAGCAGCATGGAAATCATTGCAGGCATGTTGCTAACGGAAGAACAGTTCCTGGCGATCAAGCCGGACTATGTTTCGCAAGTTTTGCAGACGCTGTGTTCGCTGGCCGAAATTGAATCGATCAGCCTTTTCAACGAGCGCTCCCGGATGCCGGACCTGACGCTTCCGGAAATCAGCGTTCGAATCAGTGAGCAAATCATTCGTGTCGCGGACATCATCGACAACTCGATTGGCGGCTGGACCGCGGATGAACAACGTCTGGCCAACGAGTTCATTCGGGCTTACCTACCCAAATCGCTGACCGACACGGCGGGCGATGAACTGTTCGACCGATTTCCGAAAACGTATCGGCGGCAGTTGATTGCTTCGATTCTTTCCAGCCGCATCGTGTACCGCGAGGGCTGTCAAAATCTGGAATCGATGCGTGAGGAAACGCTGGCTCGGCTGATTCGAAACCACCTGGTCTATGAATCGAAGGTTCGCACGCTGTTGGCGACGATCGAAAGTTCCGACCTCGCGGACAAGCAAACCATCGCTGCGATCGTGGAACATTCCGGGGCACGTAGCCAACGCGACTTGCGGCTGTAG
- a CDS encoding SRPBCC family protein yields the protein MSFFTKIILFLFGLAVLAVVSAWIMGGESLKHSSRISIEASPRQVFPYLASDERISQWASNVLSAGPYSGDSESEAMRLSRVVLEDGEETVWQDSVLRYLPPEAISIQSKKGGLTNTLVFQLNENEIGGTTLLYRLTKSASGLEQFLFALQDDNSKVTMADDLAKLKALIESEVELGDDIEEFDELGDEVAEDEDEGEDEAPVVTSPSSGNNANEPNPKAQPKSTGVSVIDQVLGPVNGKVDNKPKDGERNFESLFGTGR from the coding sequence ATGTCTTTCTTTACCAAAATCATATTGTTTCTGTTTGGGCTGGCCGTGCTCGCGGTAGTGAGTGCCTGGATCATGGGTGGCGAGTCATTGAAGCATTCGAGTCGTATTTCGATCGAAGCCAGTCCAAGGCAAGTGTTTCCGTACCTGGCATCCGACGAAAGAATCAGTCAGTGGGCAAGCAACGTCCTCTCGGCCGGGCCATACTCGGGCGATAGCGAATCGGAGGCGATGCGTTTGTCGCGAGTCGTTCTCGAAGATGGCGAAGAAACCGTCTGGCAAGATTCGGTGCTCAGGTATCTGCCGCCCGAAGCGATTTCGATCCAGTCAAAGAAAGGCGGGCTGACGAACACGCTGGTGTTTCAGCTCAATGAAAACGAAATCGGCGGCACGACCCTTCTCTATCGTTTGACCAAAAGTGCATCCGGGTTGGAGCAGTTTCTGTTTGCGTTGCAGGACGACAATTCCAAAGTGACGATGGCTGACGATCTGGCCAAACTGAAGGCTCTCATTGAAAGCGAAGTTGAGCTTGGCGACGACATCGAAGAGTTCGACGAATTGGGCGATGAAGTTGCTGAAGATGAAGACGAAGGTGAAGATGAAGCACCGGTTGTGACGTCGCCGTCGAGTGGCAACAATGCAAACGAACCGAATCCGAAAGCCCAGCCGAAATCGACTGGCGTGTCAGTGATCGATCAAGTACTCGGTCCTGTGAACGGCAAAGTGGACAACAAGCCAAAAGATGGCGAGCGGAATTTCGAGTCGCTTTTTGGAACCGGTCGTTAG
- the folD gene encoding bifunctional methylenetetrahydrofolate dehydrogenase/methenyltetrahydrofolate cyclohydrolase FolD, which yields MTAQIIDGKTISKKIQAEIGTAAGQFFDATGVKPKLAAVLVGDDPASQVYVRNKERACERANIESELFRLPSSATTDEVVGLVQKLNEDSQVHGILVQLPLPDQVDALQVLDTVDPKKDVDAFHPENVGLLSQGRPRFLPCTPFGIIHLLANSGIETSGKNVCIVGRSDIVGKPMALMLAQRDSELGSQYANATVSLCHSRTKDLVAYTKMADILIAAIGKPEFIKAEHIKPGAVVIDVGINRTDDGLVGDVDFDSAAEVASRITPVPGGVGPMTVTILLDNTLKAARLQQ from the coding sequence ATGACCGCTCAGATCATCGATGGCAAAACGATCTCAAAGAAAATTCAGGCTGAAATCGGAACCGCCGCGGGTCAGTTCTTTGACGCGACTGGTGTGAAGCCCAAGTTGGCGGCAGTGCTTGTTGGGGACGATCCGGCCAGTCAGGTTTACGTTCGCAACAAGGAGCGGGCCTGTGAGCGAGCGAACATTGAAAGCGAACTGTTTCGGTTGCCCTCAAGTGCGACCACGGACGAGGTTGTTGGTCTGGTTCAAAAGCTCAACGAAGACTCGCAAGTCCACGGCATCCTTGTCCAGCTTCCGTTGCCCGATCAAGTCGACGCTCTGCAAGTTTTGGACACCGTCGATCCAAAGAAAGACGTGGATGCTTTTCATCCGGAGAACGTTGGACTGCTGTCGCAGGGTCGGCCAAGGTTTCTGCCTTGTACCCCGTTCGGCATCATTCATCTGTTGGCGAACTCGGGCATCGAGACCAGCGGGAAAAACGTTTGCATCGTCGGGCGCAGCGACATTGTGGGCAAGCCGATGGCGTTGATGCTCGCGCAGCGTGATTCCGAGCTTGGTTCGCAGTACGCCAACGCGACGGTTTCGCTGTGCCACAGTCGTACGAAAGATCTGGTGGCTTACACCAAAATGGCTGACATCCTGATCGCCGCAATTGGCAAACCGGAGTTCATTAAAGCTGAGCATATCAAGCCGGGAGCCGTCGTGATCGACGTGGGTATCAATCGCACTGACGACGGGCTGGTCGGAGACGTTGACTTTGATTCCGCTGCAGAAGTCGCTTCGCGGATCACGCCAGTGCCCGGCGGCGTCGGTCCGATGACGGTGACGATCCTGCTGGACAACACGCTCAAGGCGGCGCGGCTGCAGCAATAA
- a CDS encoding ABC transporter ATP-binding protein: MKAIEFDSVTKTFPDGTVAVDKLSLGVENGETMALIGPSGCGKTTTLRLLAGLEDPTAGSIWLGESDVTRVAPANRNVAMMFQSDALYSHMSVRGNLSFGLKNRRRFWSRAFRSGSVDANSSPERIVEGIGSVAKRLGIEPLLDRKPHQLSGGERQRVALGRAMIRDPAAFLLDEPLSRLDARLAGELRIELRQVFRDLGKPVLYVTHDQREAMALADRLAVMDRGKVLQVGEPLEVYQRPVNLFVANFVGSVPVNVLPKALLASMLAPAGAEIFGFRAEHVGVSGKQEGAGGALSFRARVREVERLGDHALVYMDADELEGARLVARCDAETEFRPGDPIKASVDEERLMWFDASQQRIKSVAE; the protein is encoded by the coding sequence ATGAAAGCGATCGAATTCGATTCGGTGACGAAGACGTTTCCGGATGGAACTGTCGCGGTTGATAAGCTGTCGCTCGGAGTTGAAAATGGAGAAACGATGGCGCTGATTGGCCCCAGCGGTTGTGGCAAAACCACGACGTTGAGGCTGCTGGCTGGTTTGGAAGATCCAACGGCCGGTTCGATTTGGTTGGGGGAGAGTGATGTCACTCGTGTTGCTCCTGCCAATCGAAACGTTGCCATGATGTTTCAGAGCGACGCGTTGTATTCGCACATGTCCGTACGAGGCAATTTGTCGTTTGGACTAAAAAACAGACGAAGATTTTGGAGCAGAGCTTTCAGGTCAGGTTCGGTGGACGCCAACAGTTCGCCGGAGAGGATCGTTGAGGGTATCGGAAGCGTGGCGAAGAGGTTGGGCATTGAGCCTTTGCTCGATCGCAAGCCACACCAGTTGTCCGGCGGGGAACGACAGCGGGTCGCATTAGGGCGAGCCATGATTCGGGATCCGGCGGCATTTTTGTTGGATGAACCGTTGTCCCGGTTGGACGCTCGGCTCGCTGGTGAACTGCGAATCGAGCTTCGGCAGGTCTTTCGCGACCTTGGGAAACCGGTGCTTTATGTGACTCACGATCAGCGTGAGGCCATGGCGCTGGCGGACCGATTGGCTGTGATGGATCGGGGGAAGGTTTTGCAGGTTGGGGAGCCGCTGGAGGTTTATCAGCGTCCTGTCAATCTGTTCGTGGCGAACTTTGTGGGCAGCGTGCCGGTCAATGTTTTGCCAAAAGCGTTGCTGGCGTCGATGCTTGCACCGGCAGGAGCCGAAATTTTCGGTTTTCGGGCGGAGCATGTTGGTGTGAGCGGAAAGCAGGAAGGAGCCGGGGGGGCGTTGAGTTTTCGGGCACGAGTCCGGGAAGTTGAGCGACTTGGGGACCACGCGTTGGTCTATATGGACGCTGATGAATTGGAAGGTGCCCGACTGGTTGCCCGCTGCGATGCGGAAACAGAATTTCGGCCGGGTGACCCAATCAAGGCATCGGTGGATGAAGAAAGGTTGATGTGGTTTGATGCGTCTCAACAACGGATCAAGTCAGTGGCGGAGTAA
- the nusA gene encoding transcription termination factor NusA, producing MNAHEVLRIVDSMHRDKNIEKEMVFVAIESAMLTAARKHFGEEADIEFMIDRQTGEIFGRIGQEELDHEEVIGRIGAQTAKQVIIQKIREAERDALIIEFNELINDVVTGSVHRNEGRVTTVTLGPVEAILPRSEQIAGESHQPNERIRALVTEVKAQGSRVKVVLSRTRPMFVQRLFESEIPEIADGVIAINAISREAGYRSKVAVSSIDSRVDCVGACVGVRGNRIKVIIDELAGERIDIVRYDDDPQVMIPNSLQPAEVDEVILCEQIGRAIVLVRDDQLSLAIGKRGQNVRLGSRLCGWDIEITTQGELEQKIEKATMQFCQIDGIGDELANALVGQGYLSYDDLEVIEPDRLMELGNLTPEQVDDIVTQAEERALKQEAIDEREKQLAREKRAADKAAKELAEKQEAAEKAAAAAAAKEETKTETQPEGDSDANTETETGSTSS from the coding sequence ATGAATGCCCACGAAGTGCTGCGAATCGTCGATTCCATGCATCGCGACAAGAACATTGAAAAAGAGATGGTCTTTGTCGCAATCGAATCAGCCATGTTGACTGCAGCGCGAAAGCACTTCGGTGAAGAGGCTGACATCGAGTTCATGATCGATCGTCAGACGGGCGAAATCTTTGGTCGGATCGGCCAGGAAGAGCTGGATCACGAGGAAGTCATCGGGCGGATCGGAGCTCAAACCGCCAAACAGGTCATCATCCAGAAGATTCGCGAAGCGGAGCGCGACGCTCTGATCATCGAGTTCAATGAGCTCATTAACGACGTCGTGACCGGTTCCGTTCACCGCAACGAGGGGCGCGTCACCACGGTTACGCTTGGGCCAGTTGAAGCCATCCTGCCTCGCAGTGAGCAGATCGCTGGCGAAAGCCATCAGCCGAATGAGCGGATTCGTGCGCTCGTGACAGAGGTCAAAGCTCAGGGAAGCCGCGTCAAAGTCGTCCTCAGCCGTACGCGTCCGATGTTTGTTCAGCGTTTGTTTGAGAGCGAGATTCCCGAGATTGCAGACGGCGTGATCGCAATCAACGCGATTTCGCGAGAGGCCGGCTATCGCTCGAAAGTAGCTGTCAGCAGTATCGATTCCCGGGTCGATTGCGTCGGGGCCTGTGTTGGCGTTCGGGGCAACCGAATCAAGGTGATCATCGATGAATTGGCTGGCGAGCGTATTGATATTGTCCGATACGATGATGATCCGCAGGTCATGATCCCCAATTCTCTGCAGCCAGCAGAAGTCGACGAAGTCATCCTCTGCGAGCAGATTGGCCGAGCTATCGTGCTGGTCCGTGACGACCAGTTGTCGCTGGCAATCGGTAAAAGGGGGCAAAACGTCCGCCTTGGAAGCCGATTATGCGGCTGGGATATCGAAATAACGACCCAGGGCGAGCTCGAACAGAAAATTGAGAAGGCGACTATGCAGTTTTGTCAAATCGACGGAATTGGGGATGAATTGGCAAATGCACTGGTCGGTCAAGGGTATTTGTCTTACGATGATTTGGAGGTTATCGAGCCCGATCGCCTCATGGAGTTGGGAAATCTGACTCCAGAGCAGGTTGACGACATCGTGACCCAGGCTGAAGAGAGAGCTCTGAAGCAGGAAGCGATCGATGAGCGTGAAAAGCAGTTGGCTCGTGAGAAACGTGCCGCTGATAAGGCCGCAAAAGAGTTGGCTGAGAAGCAGGAGGCAGCTGAAAAAGCTGCTGCTGCGGCAGCCGCCAAAGAAGAAACAAAAACGGAAACACAACCCGAGGGTGATTCCGATGCGAATACGGAAACCGAAACCGGAAGCACAAGCTCGTAA